The Urocitellus parryii isolate mUroPar1 chromosome 6, mUroPar1.hap1, whole genome shotgun sequence genome includes a window with the following:
- the C6H20orf144 gene encoding uncharacterized protein C20orf144 homolog, translating to MGNNSSHKRTKAPKQAHKERPPDMDKGQRKQFSSHLQRKKPSAAGSKHTTFPLFTWGEALDQAEVGESPRHQGWKTKIVLLFPLDKRQQLSEAATAAAAAAAAASPGARPGRSGENASGAPAAAPMLRGAGDCAETREGARAREMKKILVLLLLLDARLQEEGRRAGSGAGSGGGPGGGAKAAQGWQRLYARLLTESETDGEGDPGEEQPRKRRRSPRPRP from the exons ATGGGAAACAACAGTTCCCACAAGAGGACCAAAGCACCCAAGCAGGCCCACAAGGAGAGGCCACCGGACATGGACAAGGGCCAGCGGAAACAGTTCTCCAGCCACCTCCAGCGGAAGAAGCCAAGT GCCGCAGGCTCAAAACATACCACTTTCCCCCTCTTCACCTGGGGAGAGGCCCTTGACCAGGCTGAGGTGGGTGAGAGCCCCAGGCATCAaggctgga AGACCAAGATCGTGCTGCTTTTCCCGCTGGACAAGCGGCAGCAGCTGTCCGAGGCTgcgacggcggcggcggcggcggcggcggcggcgagccCTGGCGCACGGCCCGGCCGGTCGGGTGAGAACGCATCCGGCGCCCCGGCGGCGGCGCCCATGCTGCGAGGGGCGGGCGACTGCGCTGAGACGCGCGAAGGCGCGCGCGCGAGAGAGATGAAGAAAATCCtggttctgctgctgctgctggacgCGCGGCTGCAGGAGGAGGGGCGCCGCGCGGGGAGCGGGGCCGGATCGGGGGGCGGACCCGGAGGCGGGGCCAAGGCCGCGCAGGGTTGGCAGCGGCTGTACGCGCGCCTGCTGACCGAGAGCGAGACGGACGGCGAGGGCGACCCTGGAGAGGAGCAGCCCCGCAAGCGGCGCCGCTCCCCTCGCCCGAGGCCCTGA